The sequence below is a genomic window from Nostoc flagelliforme CCNUN1.
AGATGGCGCAAGCAGCTGGCCTCAGAGGTAGGCTGCTTGTCACCGTCGGTATTTTAATTTTGGTTCGCCTGGGTATCTTCTTACCCGTACCAGGAATTGATAGACCGAGATTTGCCGAAGCCATATCGGGCAATAATTCCATATTTGGCTTATTGGATATATTTTCCGGGCGAGGACTTTCGACTTTGGGAGTCTTTGCTTTAGGGATTTTGCCTTTCATTAATGCGTCTATTATCATCCAATTGCTCACCGCAGCAATTCCATCTTTAGAAAATTTACAGAAAAATGAAGGCGAAGCAGGTCGGCGCAAAATATCGCAAATTACCCGCTATGTAACTGTAGTTTGGGCAATTCTACAAAGTACAGCTTTTTCGGCATTTTTCCTCCAGCAATTTGCCTTAAAGCCAGGGCCTATCTTTGTAGCTGAAACTGCGATCGCTCTGACTGCCGGTTCTATGTTCGTAATGTGGGCATCAGAACTGATTACAGAACGTGGCATTGGTAACGGGGCATCATTGTTGATTTTTGTCAATATTGTTGCTTCATTACCAAAAGCTTTAGGCGATACCATTGACTTGGTACAAGTTGGTGGTCGGGAAACAGTGGGTCGTGTAATAGTGCTGCTCTTAGTTTTCCTAGCAACAATTGTTGGTATTGTGATTGTGCAAGAAGGAATGCGCCGCATCCCAATTATTTCGGCTCGTCGCCAAGTAGGTCGGCGAGTGTTGGCAGAACAGCGTAGCTATCTGCCCCTGCGGTTAAATCAAGGCGGCGTGATGCCAATTATTTTTGCTGCTGCCATCCTCAGTTTGCCACTGCTGATAGCCAACTTTACTAAAAATGCCGATTTGGCGAATATAGTTAACACTTATTTGAGTCCAGGTGGTTCTAGCTCCTGGGTCTATGCCTTGGTCTACATGATTTCCATCGTTTTCTTCAGCTACTTTTATTCTTCGTTGATTCTCAACCCAGTAGATGTGGCGCAGAACTTGAAGAAAATGGGTTCTAGTATTCCTGGAATTCGTCCCGGCAAGGCTACTAGCGAGTATATCGAACGCGTGTCTAACCGACTAACTTTTTTGGGTGCGATCTTTTTGGGCTTGGTTGCGATTATCCCTACCGCCGTGGAAAGCGCTTTGAATGTGAAAACTTTCCAGGGAATAGGTGCTACCTCTTTGTTAATTTTAGTTGGTGTGGCAATTGAGACAGCCAAACAAGTCCAAACTTATGTCATCTCTCAGCGCTATGAAGGAATGGTGAAATAATAGTGACGCGATTAATCTTCTTGGGACCACCTGGAGCGGGTAAAGGAACACAAGCTCAAACTTTGGCTGAACACTTGAATATTCCCCATATTTCTACTGGTGAAATCTTAAGACAAGCCATGAAAGAGCAAACTCATTTGGGAATTAAGGCTCAAGGTTATGTTGATAGCGGCGAGTTAGTACCCGATCAGCTAGTGCAGGACTTGGTACAGGAACGCCTCAATCAACTAGATGCCAAAAATGGTTGGATTATTGATGGTTTTCCCCGCAAAGTGACCCAAGCAGGTTTTCTGGAGAAGTTACTGGAAGAAATACATCAGAGTGGCGAAAGGGTAGTCAATCTAGATGCACCAGATGAAGTTGTGATCGCACGTTTGCTAGCTAGAGGACGAAAAGATGATACCGAAGAGGTGATTCGTCGTCGTTTAGAAGTGTACCGCGCTGAAACTGAACCCTTAATTGCTTATTACGGCGATCGCAAAAAACTTCTAACAGTCAATGGCAATCAGTCCCAAGAAGATGTCACTGGTGAACTACAAAAGGTAATTGCTTCTTGAAAGGGGAGTAGGGAATAGGGAATTCACAAGTACAGACGCGATTAATCGCGTCTCTACCACTCTCCATACCAAGAAAAAGATCAATTTTAGCTAAGATATATTAATAAACTGTTGATATATTTCTTAAAGTGTGTTCTCTTGCAGATAAAGTGCTGCAACTGAACACGAAATTGTTGAGTTGAGGAAAAAACAAATTGTCTAAGCAAGATTTGATTGAAATGGAAGGCACGGTTACAGAGTCCCTGCCCAATGCGATGTTTCGCGTTGACTTGGACAATGGCTTTAACGTGCTAGCTCACATTTCCGGCAAGATTCGCCGAAATTATATCAAGATTTTGCCCGGCGATCGCGTCAAGGTAGAGCTAACTCCTTACGACTTGAGCAAAGGCAGAATTACCTATCGACTAAGAAAGAAGTAAGTATATGTAGAAAATTTTACCATAAAACCATTTTTTTGGCTGTTTGCTAGTCATTTAACTGGATTAATTTCCCTAGAAATGCTATAATTTTATATTTGGAGTCAAAAAATAAAAGGCATGAAAGTTAGAGCCTCAGTCAAGAAAATTTGTGAAAAGTGCAACGTGATAAAACGTCGTGGTCGCGTCATGGTGATCTGCGTGAACCCCAAGCACAAGCAACGTCAAGGATAACACTCTTACCAACAGAGTGAGTTGTAACACGCATATCATCATTAAAACGAAAAGACGCGATTAATCACGTTTTTCCAACCAACAGTAATTGCGAGAACAATAGGGAGAGTTCATTGTGGCACGTATTGCCGGAGTAGACCTTCCACGCGATAAGCGCGTCGAGATCGGTCTAACTTACATCTATGGAATTGGTTTATCACGTTCTCAAGAAATTATAGCGGCAACTGGTGTGAACCCAGACACTCGCGTTAAGGACTTAAGTGATGCCGATGTGACAGCCCTAAGAGGGGAAATAGAAAGCAACTATCAAGTTGAAGGCGACTTGCGGCGCTTGGAGTCTTTGAACAT
It includes:
- the rpsM gene encoding 30S ribosomal protein S13; its protein translation is MARIAGVDLPRDKRVEIGLTYIYGIGLSRSQEIIAATGVNPDTRVKDLSDADVTALRGEIESNYQVEGDLRRLESLNIKRLVDIGTYRGRRHRMGLPVRGQRTRTNARTRRGRRQTVAGKKKAPGK
- the secY gene encoding preprotein translocase subunit SecY, with amino-acid sequence MISRDKAPTAQETFMQMAQAAGLRGRLLVTVGILILVRLGIFLPVPGIDRPRFAEAISGNNSIFGLLDIFSGRGLSTLGVFALGILPFINASIIIQLLTAAIPSLENLQKNEGEAGRRKISQITRYVTVVWAILQSTAFSAFFLQQFALKPGPIFVAETAIALTAGSMFVMWASELITERGIGNGASLLIFVNIVASLPKALGDTIDLVQVGGRETVGRVIVLLLVFLATIVGIVIVQEGMRRIPIISARRQVGRRVLAEQRSYLPLRLNQGGVMPIIFAAAILSLPLLIANFTKNADLANIVNTYLSPGGSSSWVYALVYMISIVFFSYFYSSLILNPVDVAQNLKKMGSSIPGIRPGKATSEYIERVSNRLTFLGAIFLGLVAIIPTAVESALNVKTFQGIGATSLLILVGVAIETAKQVQTYVISQRYEGMVK
- the rpmJ gene encoding 50S ribosomal protein L36, which codes for MKVRASVKKICEKCNVIKRRGRVMVICVNPKHKQRQG
- the infA gene encoding translation initiation factor IF-1; protein product: MSKQDLIEMEGTVTESLPNAMFRVDLDNGFNVLAHISGKIRRNYIKILPGDRVKVELTPYDLSKGRITYRLRKK
- a CDS encoding adenylate kinase, producing MTRLIFLGPPGAGKGTQAQTLAEHLNIPHISTGEILRQAMKEQTHLGIKAQGYVDSGELVPDQLVQDLVQERLNQLDAKNGWIIDGFPRKVTQAGFLEKLLEEIHQSGERVVNLDAPDEVVIARLLARGRKDDTEEVIRRRLEVYRAETEPLIAYYGDRKKLLTVNGNQSQEDVTGELQKVIAS